In Granulicella mallensis MP5ACTX8, the sequence TGCGGGATGTGGCGAAGAATCTCGGTGACGCCCATGACCGCGACGTCTTCCGCGCGGACAACCCGTTGCTGGCCGGCCTGTTCCATCTGCGATCCGCCCAGGCCGGTGAAGGTCGCGTCAGGGAAACGCTCGTGCAGATTTTGGATCAGGGCAGAGCCGTAGGCATCGCCCGAGGCCTCGCCTGCGGAGAGAAAGATGCGCGGATTGGAACGAGTGGCGATGGCTGTAGTTTAGCTGGTCGAGGAGTGGGTTTGTTTGGAACGGTATGCTGTGGGTGAGCTTTGCCGAGTCTATGAATTTAAAGAATTTAAAATTGTTGCCAAATTCAGAACGCTGGCGGTCGCATCTTTTGTCTGTGCCGCTGGGGCTGGTGAGCCGAGGGCTCATGACTCGCGACGCTCTTCTTGGAGTGACGCGCCGCATTCCAAAGCATGAGTCGCGCGAAGAGTTCTTCTTTGCCAGTGGTACCCGGCGTCTAGCCGGAGTGTTGGTTGCGGGTGATGAGGGCGCGCCGGTCATCCTGATCTGCCATGGGATCGGCGAGACGGTAGGGCATTGGAGTGGCGTTCAGGCATGGTTTCGGGATCATGGCGTGGGCACGATGGTCTTCAACTACTCGGGCTACGGTGCCAGCTCGGGAAAGATCCGTTCAGAACACTGCGACGAGGACCTGGTATCCGCTTATGCGGAGCTGCGAAGACGGATCGGACTAAGTGTGCCGGTCTTCGTGCTGGGTTTTTCCTTGGGCAGCGGTATCGCAGCGAGCGGGGTCGGGCGGCTGGAGCCACCGCCTGCGGGGTTGATCCTGTGCGAGGCGTTTACCTCTTTCCAGGATGCTGTGCGCTCGGCGGGATTTCCGCACTGGTTGGCGCGTGAGCTGCCGGATGTCTGGAACACCGTTACGGTTGTGGCTTCGGCGCGGTTGCCGGTCTGCGTGGTTCATAGCGACGGCGACAAGCTGTTTCCCTTGAAGATGCCGCGGCGAATCGCCAAGGCCTGTGGCGAACGAGGAGAGTTGATCGTGGTCGAGGGGCTGGCGCACAATGAGCCGTATCTGAAGCCGATGGACGCCTACTGGGGGTCGATCGTTGCGTGGATGGCTCGGCAGGAATGCCCGGGAGAGACTGATGGCGGCAGGTAAATCGAAGACGTTTCGCGCAGCCCTCGAAAAGGGCGACCGCTCGCTGGGCTGGACCATCGCACGCGTGCCCTTTGAGCCCTCCGAGATATGGCCGAAGATGGTTCGCCTGCGCGTGCGGGGCGAGATCAATGGCTTTGCGTTCCGTACCTCGCTCTTTCCCGATCCGCGTGGTGGATTCTACCTGCTGGTGAACAGGGTGATGCAGCGGGGGGCTTCGGTTTCCTCGGGAGAGATGGCGGAGTTTTCGTTGCAGCCGGATATGGAAGCGCGCGCGGCAGAGCTGCCGGATGAACTCGCCGTGCTTCTGGACGATGAGCCAGGGCTGCGCGAGTGGTACGACGAGTTGACCGAGTACATGCGGCGCGAGATCGGCAAGTGGATAGCGGGCGTCAAAAGTGATGAGGCCCGCATGCGCCGCGCCGAACAGGCAGCCGAACGCCTGCTTGCGGCGATGGAAGGCGAGCGCGAGTTGCCGCCGGTCATCGAGGCTGCGTTTCGCAAGAGGCCGAAGGCAAGGGTGGGCTGGGCAAAGATGACTCCTGTACAGAGGCGTGGGGAGTTGATGGCGGTCTTCCACTATCAGACGCCGGAGGCACGCGAGAGGCGAGTAGGGAAGTTGTGCGATCTGGCCGAAAAACGCGTTCTTTTGTAGAGCTTTCTCCAAAGCTTCCCCAAATGACAGGCTTTGGTGACCCTGCGCAATGCGTTTATGTGAACAGCCAAACTTGCAAGTTTAACTTGCAAGTTTGGCTGTTCATGCGTAATCTGAACCTGTCATGTCGCGAAAGAACTTCGACCTCGAAATCACCGACTTTACCCATTCCATTGGGCTCCTGGTGCGACGCGCGCGCGTTGCCTCTTCTTCGCAGGAACTCTCCTGGACGGAGACCAGCGTACTGAAGCGCCTTGCCAAGGAGGGACCTGCTACCACCGCCGATCTGGCGCGAATGCAGGGTATGCGGCCGCAGTCGATGCGAACCATCATTGCAACGCTGGAGAAACTGGGCATGATCGTGCGCAAGCCGCACGCGACCGACGGCCGCCAGGTGAACATCGCGCTGACCGCCAAGGGCGCGGCTCTGCAGAAGAGTGCTGGCGATGCCAAGCGGACGTGGCTGGCAAAGGCCTTCGCCCAGCTCGACGCACAGGAACGAGAGACGCTGTTCGCGGCCGGAAGGATCATCAAGCGCCTGGTGGAAGGCGATACTCAGTGAGGATCGACGGCAGCTTATGAGTGGACCTGCAACCAGTCCGGATAGGGAGGAGATCTCTTCTCCTGGCAGTTCGATATCCCACGCATGGCGAGCGCTGCGGCACCGCAACTTCAAGCTCTTCTTCTTCGGCCAGAGCATCTCCGTAATTGGCAATTGGATGACGCGGCTGGCGACAACCTGGCTGGTCTATCACCTGACCCATTCGGCGCTGCTGCTTGGCATCGTAAGCTTCGCAGGGCAGATTGTTTCGTTTGCACTGGGGCCGTTTGCGGGCGTCTGGGTCGAGCGCCTCCACCGCCGTAATTTATTGGTGAGCACGCAAGCCGCGGCGGCTATTCAGTCGCTCGCTATGGCCGCTCTCACGTTGGCCCATGTCATCACTCTCTGGGAGATCATCGCGCTCACCGCCCTGCAGGGCGTGATCAATGCGTTCGACATGCCCGCGCGCCAATCCTTTCTTGTGCAGATGGTGGACGACCGGAACGATCTCAGCAACGCCATCGCTATCAACTCTTCGATGGCTAATGGAGCGCGGCTGATCGGTCCCGCCATCGCCGGTCTGGTGGTCGCGGCCTTCGGAGAAGGTGGTTGTTTTCTCATCGACGGCCTCAGCTACTTTGCCGTGATCGCCTCCTTGCTGCTGATGCGGATCAAGCCGCAGGATCTCCGGCGCAGCAAAGCCAACATGTTTGAGCAGATACGCGAGGGCTGGGATTATGTCAGCGGCTTTCGGCCTATCCGCACCATTCTTCTGCTCTTTTCGCTCATCAGCCTCATGGGGTATTCGTGGTCTGTGCTGCTGCCGATCTTTGCCGCCCAGGTCTTGCATGGCGGCGTGACGACTCTCGGCTGGCTCATGGGCGCGGCGGGAATCGGTGCCCTGACATCGGCGATCTCGCTTGCTTTTCGCAAGTCGGTTGTCGGGCTCACGAGGATGCTGCAGGTCGCTTCTGGGATGCTGGGAGTGGCGCTGATCCTCTTCGGCCTGTCGCATACATTGTGGCTGTCGATTGTCCTGATGGTCTTCGTGGGCTTCGGCATGTTGCAGGCTGCGTCCGCCAGCAACACGATCATTCAGTCGCTGGTGCCGGAGGATAAACGCGCCCGCGCAATGAGTTATTACACGATGGCCTTCTTTGGCTCCGCGCCCTTCGGCAGCTTGTTTGCCGGTGCGCTGGCTGACCGAATCGGTGCCTCTCACACGGTCATGGTCACGGGCACGTTCTGCATCGCCGGATCACTTTGGTTCACGTTGGAGCTGCCGAAGGTTAACGCAGTCATACGCCCGATCTACCGCAAGATGGGCCTGCTTCCTGCTCGCGACATCGATGCGATGCCGGACGTACAAGAGCCGGCGTTATGACTTCAACAATCCCTAACTGAGAGGAAACCCCATTGAACTGGCATCACTTTATCGCTTGTTTTTTCGCCGGCCTATTTCTAACGAATGTCGTGCCTCATTTTGTGTCTGGCATCTCTGGTGACCGTTTTCCAACCCCTTTCGCTAAGCCTCCCGGAAAAGGCTTGTCCTCCCCGACGGTGAATGTTGTCTGGGCGCTCTTCAACCTGGTCGTTGGCTATCTTTTGTTTCGGGTTGGAAAGGTCTCGAGCGGAGACACTCTCGCCCTTGTTCTCTTCTTCGCGGGCATCGCTGTAATCAGCCTCTTCTCGAGCGTGCGCTTTGCGCAGAAACACGCCAGCTAACTGCCTGAACGGAAGACGGGCGATCTTCCAGATTCACCAACGAAAGGAAAACCATGCCTCTGACTACACTCGATCCCAAAGCCGCCTTGATTGCAATTGATCTGCAAAAAGGCATCGTCGGTCTACAGACCATTCATCCTGGTGGCGAGATCGTCGCACGCACTGCCCAACTTGCGCACGCCTTCCGCGAGAAAGGTCTGCCGGTCGTTCTCGTCAACGTAACAGCCCCGGCTCCAGGCCGTACCGACGCCGGTCCACGCAACTTTTCGTTTCCAGATGATTGGACCGACCTTGTTCCCGAATTGGAGCAACAGCCGGACGATTATGTGGTCAGCAAGCAGCGGCCGGGTGCGTTCATCGGGACTTCGCTCGATGAGTACCTGCGCCAGCGCGGCGTAACCCAGGTCTTCCTGACCGGTATCGCGACAGGCTCGGGAGTAGAAGCGACTGCGCGCAGCGCCTTTGATTACGGCTACAGCGTCGTGGTTGTCGTGGATGCAATTACGGATCGGGATGTCGATGCACATCGCCATTGCGTCGAGAAGGTCTTTCCTCGGATTGGGGAGACCGATACCACGGAGAATGTGTTGAAGGTATTGCGCGGGTGAAGACCAACCTAGCGCGAGCGCTATCCGCAATGCTTCAGCGTTGCGAAACGGAGGAAGCCGTGGGCTTTAGGCCACGGAATTCAGGCTTGGCAAAATGTGGCCTTTAGGCCTGGGCCTTCTTCGGCTGCGGACAAAAAGGCCCGTGGCTAGGTTATGTCTGACGAATCGAAGACCCCAGCCTTGGAGCGACCCAGGCTCGCTGTACGCATAGCTTTTGTTTTGCGTTTCCCCACAGAACCGTCATCCTGAGCGAAGCGTCCCAGCCTTTGGGGACGCGTCCGTTCGACTACGCTCAGGACCGAAGGACCCCGAGGGTTGACCTCTTGCTTATGCCTTTGGAGCTTTTCGACCTTGAGCGCTCGAGCCTGGACTCTCGTGCTGGAAAAGGTTCCGGCATCCTGGGCGAGATCAAGTCCTTCGGGGTCCTTCGACTCCGCA encodes:
- a CDS encoding MFS transporter; amino-acid sequence: MSGPATSPDREEISSPGSSISHAWRALRHRNFKLFFFGQSISVIGNWMTRLATTWLVYHLTHSALLLGIVSFAGQIVSFALGPFAGVWVERLHRRNLLVSTQAAAAIQSLAMAALTLAHVITLWEIIALTALQGVINAFDMPARQSFLVQMVDDRNDLSNAIAINSSMANGARLIGPAIAGLVVAAFGEGGCFLIDGLSYFAVIASLLLMRIKPQDLRRSKANMFEQIREGWDYVSGFRPIRTILLLFSLISLMGYSWSVLLPIFAAQVLHGGVTTLGWLMGAAGIGALTSAISLAFRKSVVGLTRMLQVASGMLGVALILFGLSHTLWLSIVLMVFVGFGMLQAASASNTIIQSLVPEDKRARAMSYYTMAFFGSAPFGSLFAGALADRIGASHTVMVTGTFCIAGSLWFTLELPKVNAVIRPIYRKMGLLPARDIDAMPDVQEPAL
- a CDS encoding cysteine hydrolase family protein, with product MPLTTLDPKAALIAIDLQKGIVGLQTIHPGGEIVARTAQLAHAFREKGLPVVLVNVTAPAPGRTDAGPRNFSFPDDWTDLVPELEQQPDDYVVSKQRPGAFIGTSLDEYLRQRGVTQVFLTGIATGSGVEATARSAFDYGYSVVVVVDAITDRDVDAHRHCVEKVFPRIGETDTTENVLKVLRG
- a CDS encoding MarR family winged helix-turn-helix transcriptional regulator, which produces MSRKNFDLEITDFTHSIGLLVRRARVASSSQELSWTETSVLKRLAKEGPATTADLARMQGMRPQSMRTIIATLEKLGMIVRKPHATDGRQVNIALTAKGAALQKSAGDAKRTWLAKAFAQLDAQERETLFAAGRIIKRLVEGDTQ
- a CDS encoding alpha/beta hydrolase; translation: MTRDALLGVTRRIPKHESREEFFFASGTRRLAGVLVAGDEGAPVILICHGIGETVGHWSGVQAWFRDHGVGTMVFNYSGYGASSGKIRSEHCDEDLVSAYAELRRRIGLSVPVFVLGFSLGSGIAASGVGRLEPPPAGLILCEAFTSFQDAVRSAGFPHWLARELPDVWNTVTVVASARLPVCVVHSDGDKLFPLKMPRRIAKACGERGELIVVEGLAHNEPYLKPMDAYWGSIVAWMARQECPGETDGGR
- a CDS encoding YdeI/OmpD-associated family protein yields the protein MAAGKSKTFRAALEKGDRSLGWTIARVPFEPSEIWPKMVRLRVRGEINGFAFRTSLFPDPRGGFYLLVNRVMQRGASVSSGEMAEFSLQPDMEARAAELPDELAVLLDDEPGLREWYDELTEYMRREIGKWIAGVKSDEARMRRAEQAAERLLAAMEGERELPPVIEAAFRKRPKARVGWAKMTPVQRRGELMAVFHYQTPEARERRVGKLCDLAEKRVLL